A genomic window from Leptospira fletcheri includes:
- a CDS encoding KamA family radical SAM protein: MRTSSDHREQLTPVSTDPEWENWKWQIQHRIRDEETLARHLELTSDERDSLKKCDELFSFSVTPYYLGLADPKNRNCPIRLQVVPRKEEWIPRVWDRPDPLAEESYMPVKGVTHRYPDRALWYLSHVCAVYCRFCTRKRKVSQSSQTPDGEDWKLALEYFKSRPEIREVILSGGDPLNLSDSKLDFLLSELKRIPHINQVRIHTRYPVTLPMRITSEFCAVLRRHFPVYLVTHFNHPKELTDFSKEKIRMLVQDGSATVLNQSVLLKDINDSVETLEELFYGLTSAGIKPYYLHHCDEVYGSAHFRVPISKGVELMKSIRGRISGLCVPLYVVDLTGGGGKVPLPAEYLEEKKSSSYVFRNYRGDLYEIGY, encoded by the coding sequence CTGAGAACTTCGTCCGACCATCGCGAACAACTCACTCCAGTTTCCACCGATCCGGAATGGGAGAATTGGAAATGGCAAATCCAACATCGAATCCGGGACGAAGAAACGCTTGCCCGTCATCTGGAACTCACTTCCGACGAACGGGACTCTTTAAAGAAATGCGATGAGCTCTTCTCCTTTTCCGTCACGCCTTATTATCTCGGCCTGGCGGACCCGAAGAACCGCAACTGCCCCATCCGGCTGCAAGTCGTGCCTAGAAAAGAGGAATGGATCCCTCGGGTTTGGGACAGGCCGGATCCTCTGGCGGAGGAATCCTATATGCCCGTCAAAGGGGTCACGCATAGATATCCGGACCGGGCACTCTGGTACTTGTCCCATGTTTGCGCCGTGTATTGTCGTTTTTGCACCCGAAAGAGAAAAGTGTCCCAATCTTCCCAGACTCCCGACGGAGAAGACTGGAAACTTGCATTGGAATATTTCAAGAGTCGTCCGGAGATCCGCGAAGTGATCCTTTCCGGCGGGGACCCGTTGAATTTATCCGATTCCAAATTGGATTTTTTGTTAAGCGAACTAAAACGCATTCCTCATATCAATCAGGTTCGGATCCACACGCGTTATCCGGTCACTCTCCCGATGCGCATTACCTCGGAATTCTGCGCCGTACTCCGCAGGCATTTTCCCGTCTACCTAGTGACTCATTTCAATCATCCTAAGGAATTGACGGACTTTTCCAAGGAAAAGATCCGGATGTTGGTCCAAGACGGATCCGCTACGGTACTGAACCAATCCGTATTGCTGAAGGACATCAACGATTCCGTGGAAACTCTCGAGGAGTTGTTCTACGGTTTGACCTCGGCAGGAATCAAACCTTACTACCTGCACCATTGCGACGAGGTGTACGGTTCCGCTCATTTTCGGGTTCCGATTTCGAAGGGAGTGGAATTGATGAAGTCGATCCGAGGTAGGATCAGCGGGCTTTGCGTTCCTCTGTACGTCGTGGACCTTACGGGAGGAGGAGGCAAGGTCCCTCTTCCGGCGGAGTACTTGGAGGAGAAAAAATCTTCCTCTTACGTATTCCGAAATTACAGAGGGGATCTGTATGAAATCGGTTATTAG